The DNA segment GAAGGTTGGTGATGTCGGTGGCCATGGATCTGGCCACTGAAATTTTGTGCAGGATGACCCACTGCTGCACTGTGCTAGTCCAACGGTAGACATGGGCATGAATGGTGAGGAGTTCGATAAGGAGTATGTTGCCGATAGTAACGATAGTGGTTCTtttaaagatgatgatgaagaggagTTTGTACCAAAGACGCCAATTGACGCATCATTTTGGTGTATTTTCTGCCTGTCCCGCACCCAATTCTGGCCTTATCAGTTGTATTCAATCACTATCGTTTCTTGGATCTGGACCCGATACATGAGAAGATTTCATTTTCCAAAACGGGTGAAGACGATTACAACTTGGATGGTGGTATGGAGTTTTGGGTTGGCCATAGATTCAAAAGCAGATATGCGATAATGCAAGGTGTGAAAAATGACAGCATTCGCAGAAAGTGCTGAGTATCGAGTTGTGGAATCGGACTACTTAAAGTACCATGCCAATTGATGGAAATCTGCAGCAGGATGCCCTTGGAGTCTCCATGTTGCCCTCTAACAAAATCTCGAATACTGGTGAGGTCAAGTTTAATTGTGgtgtattttcttatttatcgttattatatttgttaaaaatgtcaactatgtatattttatttcattaggAAGGTGTGTAGGGTTGGAGGTGCACACACATGCTTAGCACCCACCATGTCTCAGGATTATCAACAGTTGGACAGCAACCTCATTTGTAGTGTCATCCTGCCCTTGATACAGTCCAGTCCATTCGTCAGTATCCCTGTTCTCTAAGGTGCAGTTAGGCAAAGCTATCACTTCAAACCCTCATACAAAAAGGTATGGATATCGAAGCACAAGGTAATTGCTCAGATATATGGTGATTAGGAGGAGTCATACAATAAGGTGTTGAGGTTGCTGCAAGAATTGCAGAGTTGTTGTCTCGAAATAGTATGTGATTTCAGCGTCATACCGCACTATGATGGCCACCTTATGGTCTGCGACTGCAACCAATTTGATAAGGTATTTTGGGTCTTTCATGCTTGTGTGGAGGCTTTCAAGCATTGCAAGCACTTCGTCTCCGTTGACGGCACACATCTGTATGACAAATATGGTGGTGTGTTGCTTATGAGAGTGGCACGGGACGGTAACAGTAATATCCTTATTGTTGCTTTTGTAATTATTGAGTTTGAGACTACGGAGTCCTGATCGTTCTTCCTTACTAACTTAAGACGACATGTGACCCCACAAGATGGCTTGTTGATTATATCTGATAGATCACAGGTGATCAAGGCTGCATTAAGAGCTGACGATATTGGTTGGCACCCTCCTAAGCCGTTCCATGTTTATTGTGTTAGGTACATGGCCGTGAACTTTATGTCTCGTTTCAAATCTACAGAGGGCAAGCAATAACTCATAAATGCCACTTATAGTCCCAGTAAGGATAGGTACAAGTGGTATATGGATGCCTTAAGAGATCTGTCATGTGAGATGGCGAACTGAGCAGGTagattcaacaagaaaatatggtTACAATATTGCGACAGCGGTCGCTGGTTTGGTCAGACAATGAACCTCTCTCAATGCATGAATGTAGTATTTAAGGGTACGCATTATTTGCCGATTTCAACTATCATGCGATGTACTTACGAGAGGCTGCAGCAGTTGTTCGTAAGAAAGGGCTGGGAGGTACATGCACAGCTGGCAGCGAGGAATCAATTTTCCCAATGGCTGGTAGCTGCTATTGAGAAGAACAAGGAGGGAATCTCGAAGATGCGTGTGTTACTCATTACGACAGAAGGACTTTAGTGTTTGTAGTCGATGAGTTAGAGCCTTTCGAGGGTTGGTCGCAGGGTTCGTTCTGTGTTCGATTGACGGTAGGCACGTATGACTATAGACTTTTCCAGTCACTCCATTTCCCATGTCATCATGTACTTGCCGCTTGTGCCACCACAAGCATCAAATGGGGTCCATATGTTCATCTGGTGTATAGACAAGAGACGATGTTCAAGGTGTATGAGGCAGAGTTCCCACCGATACCAGATGAAAAGTTGTGGCCGAAGTGGTACGAGACACGCTTGCATCCTAATCCATCCATGTGTAAGAAAGCTACTGGCAGACTAGTTTCCACTAGGTTTCGTAATAATATGGATGAGAAAGAACGGCAAGAGAAATGGTGTGGTCTATGCAGGCAAACTGGGCATCCCTAGAAAGGTTGTCCTAATCAACCCACAGGCGAAGCTTAGCAATGCTGCCAGTTTGTTGGGTGTTATTTGTGGTTGTACTTTTTTTAGTTCTTTCATTTGTTTGGGTGTCTTTTGCAATTGTACTTTTTTTTAGTTGCTTCATTTGTTGGGTGTTATTTGCgactgtattttttttaattcgatCGTTAGTTGGGTGTAATTTGCGCTTCTTCTGTGTTTAATTCCAACAAAGGTAAATAAAGTCTGAATGTACAAACATAAATGACATAGAAAACACAAGTTACATAAAAGATGGATACAAACATAAATAAGGTACAAAATACAGACTGACTAATACAAGAAACAAGATAAGTACATCATCGATGTTGGTCATGCGGGTAATGTAACTGATGTCTGGTGCTACAGGGGGAGGCTATGCCTGACGATAGGGATTCTGCGATGATAGGGATTCTGCGAGTGTGGTGGAGGCGATGGTGGAGATGGACGAGCATATGGCTGGGTCTGATACTGAGGCTGACCAGGCAGAGGACATGGTGGTGCAGGCATCTGCTGGGGGGCCATCATCAAGCGCTCGTAGTCCACCGATGGGGCTATCGCATACTGAGCACCAAGATGGACATCTGTTCTGTATGAACTACTAGGCCCCAATGACATGTGCGGAACCCACACTGATGTAGAAACGGGTGCAGACAAATGCTGATGAACCTGTCCGATACTCTGCTCCCTGTTGGTGTAAAATTTCTCTACGATGCGCTGCATGGTGTACTGATCAGCGGTATGAATCTGGAATACCTCGTCGACTAGAGAGGCCTCGTGACAACTACTCAATGGCCCAAGATCAAACTACTCGTGGTGAGTCATCGTCGCCTGCTAGTATATCACCGTGCTCCTCCTGTCAATGATACTCAACCTCCCCCTTGGACTCGACATCCAATCCTCCCTGCAAGGCCTGACCCTTTCCCTCTAAGGCCGTGCAGCTCCTCCGCGATGGTGATCGGGGACGTCCCGGATAAGGTGAAGAATGTCCATAAGTTGGCTGGCAGTAGACTGGACATCACCCCGTATGTCCAACAGTCTGGGGTCAACAAGTACCTGCTGGCTGGACATATGTCTAACGTGACAAGCCTGCCTGTACTAGTCCCAATACTCCTGCATAGTCCGGTAGTTTGTGAACAGCTGAATGGAGATTTGATGCCCCTCCTCAAATCGACCCCTTCAGAGATAATACCACTGTCGAAGCTTGGTAGACCACCACTTGTCCTTGCCCCATCCTGTGGTGGTCAAAAATTTATCGACATTAGCCGAGGCCCTAGGCATTGGTTGCTCAGCACCAAACCGGCGTTTAACCCAATCAACATGGTGAAACTCAACAATATTGAACCAAACAAGGAGAACAACAGGCATCCATGTCCCCACTTTGCCTCCTCCTTCAACCATAGCAGGTAGAATGCCTGCAGTGCAAGGTTGTCATACGACGTCCACAAGAATTACAACACAAGATGTAATATAATCATGAGCAACAGTTACTTACAACGGATAAGTAATTCACACAGTTGTGattgaataaaagaatatcACTTACCTCATGTAATTGTAACCGATCCAATGCTAGACGCCATCGGAGGACTCTCTGCTCGTGCTGGTTCCTATTCTGTTGTGCTATACCTATCAACCTGTGGACGCATGCAAGAATAATAAGGTATCAATTTATGGAACATGACCTTCAAATAcataaatgaagaagaacaaaaccaTAAGTAATAGTTACCTCGCAGCCATAAGATATATCAGAACCTGTTTCTCAGGTGGACACCACTGAGAAAATCTATGGTATATCCAAGAGACTAGCAGTGGAGTGCATCCAGCAATGTCTGTGGTGGATCGATGTATTGCAGAACATAGGGAGTAGTGCGTCTATGCAAGTACAGCTGATCTTCAAGACAGAGAACGACACCTCTAAAAGTCATCCAGTAAAGGTAGCCACCGGAGATGGACCTAATTGTTTGACTTTTCACTGGATTAGCTATATCGGGCATCTGCCAGACTCGGTTCCAAAGCCCTGTCAGCTTGAGGGAGAAAGACTCCTGCCTCTGCGGACTCTACTGCGGACCATGAGGAGGCCTGGCACCAAGTAGCTGCTCCACACAATTTGAAGTCTCGTGCTTGTACCATGTCTAAAAATCACGGAAACACCCACCCACTGGCTCTCCATGCGCGCGTAATCCGAGATGGTAGGCAACATCCTATAAGGTGATGGTGCACTCACCCCACGGCAGGTAGAAAGTGTGGGTCTCCAGATGCCAGCACTCCACGAATGCCGTGATCAAGGAGTTATCAAACATAAAGTCCTTGAGCATCACTGTGTCGCCAAAGCCAGCCTCCTTCAAGTAAGGGACATTGGCGTCTGGTGGAACAAGTGTgtgatgatgagcggataatttatacgcttttttggcattgtttttagtatgtttttagtatgttttagttagtttttattatatttttattagtttttagttaaaattcatttttctggattttactatgattttgtgtgtttttctgtgatttcaagtattttctggctgaaatggagggacctgagcaaaaatctgattcagaggctgaaaaggactgcagatgctgttagattctgacctccctgcactcaaagtggattttctggagctacagaagcccaattggcgcgctttcaactgcgttgaaaattagacatcctgggctttccagcaatgtataatagtccatactttgcccgagatttgatggtccaaacaggcgttccaagtcagctcaagaattctggcgtgaaacgccggaactggcacaagaatgggagttaaacgcccaaactggcacaaaagctggtgtttaactccaataagagtctctacacgaaaattcttcaatgctcagcccaagcacacaccaagtgggcccgaaagtggatttttatgtcatttactcatctttgtaaaccctaaattactagttctctacaaataggaccttttactattgtattttcatctttcaatctgagatcttttgatcatgtttttatgattgaaccctctttgggaggctgaccattcggccatgtctagactttgttcttatgtattttcaacggtggggtttctacacaccatagattaaggtgtggagctctgctgtacctcgggtattaatgcaattactattgttcttctattcaattcaacttattcttgttctaagatatcacttgttcctcaacttgatgaatgtgatgatccgtgacactcatcatcattctcaactaggaatgtgtgcctgataaccacctccattctaccttagattgagtggatatctcttggatcccttaatcggaatcttcgtggtataagctagaattgatgacggcgttcaagagaatccggaaggtctaaaccttgtctgtggtattctgagtaggattcaaggattgaatgactgtgacgagcttcaaactcgcgattgtggggcgttagtgacagacgcaaaagaatcactggattctattccgacatgatcgagaaccgacagctgaatagccgtgctgtgacagagcgcgttgaacattttcactgagaggaagggactgtagccattgacaacggtgatgcccaacatacagcttgccatggaaaggagtaagaaggattggatgaagacagtaggaaagcagagagacggaagggacaaagcatctccatacgcttatctgaaattctcaccaatgaattacataagtatctctatccttattttatgctttattcataaatcattcataaccatttgaatctgcctgactgagatttacaagatgaccatagcttgcttcataccaacaatttccgtgggatcgacccttactcgcgtaaggtttattacttggacgacccagtgcacttgctggttagttatgcgaggttgtgataaagagttgaaattgcaattgagcgtaccatgttgatggcgccattgatgatcacaatttcgtgcaccatgtgaCTTACTCGTCTAGGGAGAAGTAGGCGAGACCTctggtaaaaaaattataaaaaattggaataagaaatctattttaaaaaagtaaacatTTAAATgtcgaaataaaaaaaatatattaaacaagTATTCTACATTTTATAACTCaattgaaaatagaataattaattttaaaggtcaACTTTTCGAAAAAATATATTGAACAATTGTAAATCCCATTAAAACATTGAATATCAATAAAAGATATTATCGATAAAgctatcaaaataaaaagatatctACAAACAAACATTTACggaataaattaatataactaataactaaattaagttaacaaataactaaaaatatttagtttaaTAACTAATACCTACATTAATAAACTTttacttaataatttaatttaaataaaaacaaaataaaataaacatttacTTCATgaattatttaactaataactaaaattatatCCTATCAATTACTATTTACTAACAATACATTCTATCAcctaatatatactatatctataaaaatatcctaaccatgACTAGAAATATATGCTTATTTAACTTATgcatgaaaataataatgctaACTTCAAAGTCGGCTGTCCAACGATATGTCACGTTACATTCAAGCAGTTGATGTCATCGTCTCGTGTATCTATACGCGTCATAATCTCCGAGTACTTCGATAATATGGTTAGAAAAAAACTAGAAGTggaagaaaagtagaagaaatggaagaaaagTGGGTGAAAAAGGCTTTGTAAATgactttaatatatatatatgcgcTTCTTTCTTATCTTGTTAGATAAGGACGTTACACACCACGTGTGCAAACGTCATACGACCATATCGTTTtgtctcttattttgtttatagtataaacgaaataaaaaatatatcacatttTGATAAAAACGCTACAAATTACTTATTTTCGtaaataaaaagtttattttatttatttaaaaaatccaatatatgaatcttattttataatctaataatctttaaaaaaattgtaaacaaatctctaaaaaaattagagtaaaTACCTCATTCGACCCCTGACAATTACCTCAAAAGGACTACGAGGTTTCcaagaaaaaaagtatattcAACCCAgtctttgatattttttttttgactgATTAGCTcctgtattaaaaaaaataacattaattttttttgacaaaGAGACTAATTagtctcataaaaataaaattcagaaaTCGAATTGATTTTGTTTaggaaagtatgaggagccaatgtaatatttgtacaatgtgtacaatgaatGTTTATGGAGaattagagatataactattagtGTTATCTTTTTCCATCAGCTGAatcttttgggatgagtggtatcatgacatggtattagagcctTAGATttgaaaggtcaagagttcaaTCCTTGGTGAGTCCCAAaatcggatggttattctagataGTATAGAGGAtattcattttgtaactcaatagctcattgtacatattgtacaaATAGTCCATTGTCTATCTAGCggaactcttttttttttgttaaagatCTTGTTATCTTTCGAAATAATTGTCAAGGctattaagaatttttttaaaaaaattacgtaaaatttgaaattgagttACGTTCATGTAAGCTCCGTTTATTAGTGTCTCAAAATTTTGAGACACAATATGAAAATTTAACAATATTAAACTTGTTTTGCTGCAAAGACTCGCACAATGACTAAGCCACTTACTTTCGCCccctttcttttgtttctttttttgttcAGTAGTTGAAAATCCAGTTAATACTCAAATTAGCCCCTGAAATTTGACTCTCGACTCAATTTAGCCCTCAAGGTTTTAATTGACTCTAATTGTACCCTGAAATTTTGACCCGCGCCTCAAATTGGCCCTTATAGTATTTTCTGTCACCGGAGAGCTGACCTGATAATTTTAAATGACACCTGACAGTCTCAAAATGACGCCGTTTTACTGTTGGCACCGAAATTCTTAGAAACGACGTCGTTGACATGAGAAAAGGGGTTAAATGAAATACAAACATTAACCACTTCAAAAGTGAAACCCAATTGACCCtttctcttccttctcttccCATCGTATACATTCCCATCAGAGAAGCACCATGGGTGTCGTAGTAATGGAGGTTTGAAGCTTTTCTTACTTGTTTCGCTCCCCATTATGAAGATTAATTACTTGGGAGTCATCTTTTGGAAAACAGGTTAGTAACAAAAACACTACTCTCAACTACCATGCTCTGTTTTTCTCAAAATGTTGTTGTgggttatttttcatttttttcagtCTGCTTCATCAGTGAAACTTTGGGAGAATGTGGTTGATTATGGTTATTGATGATGATAGAGTTTTTGTTTGTTagggtttaatttttttgcatgTGTGTGACTGTGATCAACTGAATCGTTCAGTTCTTTGTCTGTTTGAGCAGTCTTTGATTCTTCATATTccattttaaaataacaattttaCACCTTCATAtctcattttaatttaattgttaaCTGGGTaatttcttataaaaataaagGATTTTTGGTGTTGAACATTGTCTGTAATGATCATAATAAgaatataattttgataaaaaaatcctACTTTTATACATAAACTTTAAAAATGTGATTACTAGTTGGAATATAATTTTGGTTAATGAACACAATTGACAATTTTGCTTTCATGTGTTTTCTTGTTCCTTCTTGTACTATTATTTACAAGAGTACTGATATAGTGGAAAGGGAGTACTGCATTATGTAATGATCATAACAGgaatataattttgataaaaaaaatcttatttttatacaTGAACTTTAAGGGTGTGATTACTAGTTAGAATATAATTTTACTTAATGAACACAGCTGACAATTTTACTTTCATGTGTTTCCTTGTTCCTTCTTGTACTATTATTTACAAGAGTACTGATATAGTAGAAAGGGAGTACTGCATTATGTAATGATCATAACAGgaatataattttgataaaaaaaatcccACCAATCCAACATAGTAGATTGCAGAAAATCCGAAAAGAATCTAAAAAATGGACACCGATTTGGAGTGGAGATGAAGAATATCAAAGATTTGAGATCCACGGTTGGCCTACCAACATGGATGTTGACTTGGGAAAGAGCATATGCACCTGTAGGTTTTGGCAAATAACAGGTACTGAGATAGCTAATAATTGcttatttctatttatttgtaTCATTTGGTTAAACATAGTTTAGATTAGATAGTGACTGGTTTGTATTCATTTAAGTATTGTTATTtgtttaactattttatttgtctCTGGTGATTGGTCTCTATTTAAATAGATTGTTGGATAATGTTTCAAAATATCTGTCTTCGTAGGCATGCCGTGTGTCCATGCATGTGCAACCATCTCCAAGATAAATCGAAATCCTGAGGATTTTTGTCATCATTGGCTGACCATGGAAGCCTATAGAGATACGTACAAGCACTCTCTCAATCCAATACCAGGACAAGATCTTTGGGAGAGAAGTGAACAAAATAGGTCCCATGCACCTAAAATGAAGCGAAAGCCAGGGCCGATAACCCAAAAAGACGGAAAGATGCTGATGAAGAGCCATCTAATGTCAAGAAGTCAAAAACTGAAATCAAGTTGAAGAGGAAATACAAAGAATTCACATGTACTTACTGTGGTACGAGAGGGCATACAAAGAGAAGTTGTGCTCATAGGAAAGCTGATGACCTTGCTAGTGCCCTTGTTAATGCAGCAGCGACTGTTGTTGCAAAAGAGAAAGGTTCTAAGGTTGGAGAGACTAGAGATCCAGCAAATGCTGCTACTACTAACACCCAAGCTGCTGAGATTAATGAAAATGCTCTATTAGCACCAGGGCAAGCTGTTGATGATGCAAATACTTCAGAGATTGATCTTACCCAACCCACTTACTCACAGCCAGAAAATCAAGAACAGATAGTGATTggtttttaatatttgattaactGTTAACTAGTTTGTATTGGTTTATAATACATGAGTAAATGTTGGGTAGATCCAATTGATTGATACTATTTGATCATATATTGCTTGATATTTATTGGGTTGTATTGGTCACTAATTCTGTTAACAATTTCACTAGGTCCCTCCATCAGACCCACCTCTACCTCCACAACAGGTCACAAGGCCTGACAAACTGCAAACTAAGAGGAAAAAACTTTTAATGTAGACCCAATGTAAGGAGCAAGTTCTGGGACAGCTGCACGCTTGGCAGAGTTTATGATATTCGTCCCCACCCGGGCTTCAAACCACCACCAACAAAATAGAAAACGATTTGCAATGTTGACTAGAAGTTGTGTAGAACATATTTTGTAGAGAGCATTTGATCAAACTATGctcttttgatattttgttacTATGTTATGTAGAGTAATCTGTTTTGGTTTAGGATATTTGAAACTATGTTATCTAGGGTATTTGAAGTATGATACAGATACTGCTATTGCTAATGCTGTGatattgacaatgattaatGACTATGAATTACTTTATGAATTACTTATTTGTGAGTCCTTTGTCAAGTGCAAGAACCACAAAAGGTTCTATTAGATTTTCTTTTGTCATTAATGGAAGTGCATACTACATATATAATTATCAGAGCCAGCTCCTGATCTTATCTTCATATACAGACACATAACAGCCTGACCGATTTGATCAAACTATGCTCTTCTGATACTTATTTGGTCATAAGTTATACCTCCTCTTTTGTATAATCTCAGTTTTAAAGAATTTTTACAAGATATATCATACCAAGAGAACATAAAATTCCATTTCTATTTTGTCATTAAATACATAACAATGCTTCATTCACATAACTGACATCACAGTTACATATATTTCATCCCACCTAATCCATAAGATACAATCACAAttccaaaaataataacaaacacAGACAATATAATATTCcacaattttaatattctaaTTTCAGCTTCAACTGCACTAATTTTCCATTCTAGAGATATTTTCCAATGGTCTTCACTAACTGAACTTTTATTTCTGCCAACTatggcttcttcttcttcaacatctgCCCATTTAAAAAACTCGCACCATCTCTTACCGGTAGTCTACAACACCAAAAATCCAAGAGGAAGAACAACtacaaaaccaacaaccatttGAGAAATAAGACACACAATCAACTTGCAACAATTCAACCAACTCACATTATAGTTAGAGCATCCATAGAATGGTCTTTCTGGATTAGAATCCATCCCAGACTACCAAAGAATAGGACGCAACCCACAACCGCACCAATGCGGAACCTTTCCAGTTCTGTCACCTCTGTCATGGTGTGCGTTCTTCACCCAGCCACCATGCGAACGAGTTCTATTAGAGCTACCTGAGTCTTGGCTGCTTCTTCCCAACATTCTTCTCAATTCTTGGAGACACTCTTGCGATTTGGGAAAATTGGGACTTCTaggttttatttaaaattttaaagggttaaattgatattttcaaatattttaccATGTCATCTAACTGCAAGGGTGTCAGGTGTCAATCAAAATTGACAGGTCGGCTTTTCGGTGACGGAAAATGCCGAAAGGGCCAATTTGAGGCTCAGGTCAAAATTTCAGGATACAGTTAGAGTCAATTGAAACCTTGAAGGTTAAATTGAGTCGGGAGTTAAATTTCAGGGACcaatttgagtattaactcgTTGAAAATCATCAAGTACAAATTTTATCGTCCTTCTTATTCAACATAACGGAATCAGTTTAAAATGGAGATGGAATTTTTTTTTCCGAAAGCTAGAATCTCATCTATACCATAATTATCTTTAAGATTTTAGGGTTACTATTAA comes from the Arachis duranensis cultivar V14167 chromosome 7, aradu.V14167.gnm2.J7QH, whole genome shotgun sequence genome and includes:
- the LOC127740619 gene encoding uncharacterized protein LOC127740619 encodes the protein MDVDLGKSICTCRFWQITGMPCVHACATISKINRNPEDFCHHWLTMEAYRDTYKHSLNPIPGQDLWERSEQNRSHAPKMKRKPGPITQKDGKMLMKSHLMSRSQKLKSS